From a single Opisthocomus hoazin isolate bOpiHoa1 chromosome 6, bOpiHoa1.hap1, whole genome shotgun sequence genomic region:
- the EXTL2 gene encoding exostosin-like 2 isoform X1 yields the protein MLSLLITAYCMQLSKHKNVWQDSKITNNCPIKARGEKQSYLATMRYFHFCKLPGRVMGIRLLRFTSVVIIVLLLVAGVLTALLPTIKDDKMPNLRREPKTHSQSALDSFTLIMQTYNRTDLLLKLLNHYQAIPQLHKVIVVWNNIGEKIPEEMWNSLGPHPVPVVFKVQTANRMRNRLQNFPELETKAVLMMDDDTLVSAHDLAFAFSVWQQFPEHIVGFVPRKHISTPSGVYSYGSFELQNPGFGNGDQYSMVLIGAAFFHSGYLEDFQRQPEAVYALIDETQNCDDIAMNFLVAKHTGKPSGVFVKPVDIRNLEKDTNSGYSGMWHRAEHLLQRSYCVNKLVNIYDGMPLKYSNIMISQFGFPNYANHKNKM from the exons ATGCTGTCCTTACTTATTACAGCCTATTGCATGCAATTGAGTAAACACAAGAATGTATGGCAAG ATTCAAAGATCACAAACAACTGTCCTATAAAagcaagaggggaaaaacaaTCCTACTTGGCAACAATGAG GTATTTTCACTTCTGTAAGCTTCCAGGAAGAGTTATGGGAATCCGCCTACTACGCTTTACTTCTGTGGTGATCATTGTCTTACTTCTTGTGGCAGGTGTTTTAACAGCTTTGCTTCCCACTATCAAAGATGACAAAATGCCCAATTTGAGAAGGGAACCAAAAACCCACAGTCAGTCTGCCTTGGATTCATTTACTCTTATTATGCAGACATATAATAGAACTGACTTACTGCTAAAGCTTTTAAATCATTACCAAGCCATCCCCCAGCTACATAAAGTAATTGTTGTATGGAACAACATTGGTGAGAAGATACCAGAGGAAATGTGGAATTCCCTGGGGCCTCATCCTGTCCCTGTTGTCTTTAAAGTTCAAACTGCAAATCGCATGAGGAACAGACTCCAGAATTTCCCTGAGCTGGAAACAAAAG CTGTTTTAATGATGGATGATGATACACTAGTCAGTGCTCATGACCttgcttttgccttttctgtttggcAG caatttCCAGAGCATATAGTGGGATTTGTTCCTAGAAAGCACATTTCTACTCCTTCAGGTGTATATAGTTATGGCAGCTTCGAATTGCAGAACCCTGGATTTGGAAATGGAGACCAGTATTCTATGGTTCTTATTGGTGCAGCATTTTTTCATAGTGGGTATTTAGAAGACTTTCAAAGACAGCCAGAGGCTGTTTACGCCTTAATAGATGAAACTCAAAATTGTGATGATATTGCCATGAATTTTCTGGTAGCGAAGCATACTGGAAAGCCTTCAGGAGTGTTTGTGAAGCCGGTTGATATAAGAAATTTAGAAAAAGACACTAATAGTGGCTATTCTGGAATGTGGCACCGGGCAGAGCATTTGTTACAGAGATCTTACTGTGTAAATAAACTGGTTAATATTTATGATGGCATGCCTTTAAAATATTCTAATATCATGATTTCTCAGTTTGGTTTTCCTAATTATGCCaatcacaaaaataaaatgtaa
- the EXTL2 gene encoding exostosin-like 2 isoform X2, protein MQLSKHKNVWQDSKITNNCPIKARGEKQSYLATMRYFHFCKLPGRVMGIRLLRFTSVVIIVLLLVAGVLTALLPTIKDDKMPNLRREPKTHSQSALDSFTLIMQTYNRTDLLLKLLNHYQAIPQLHKVIVVWNNIGEKIPEEMWNSLGPHPVPVVFKVQTANRMRNRLQNFPELETKAVLMMDDDTLVSAHDLAFAFSVWQQFPEHIVGFVPRKHISTPSGVYSYGSFELQNPGFGNGDQYSMVLIGAAFFHSGYLEDFQRQPEAVYALIDETQNCDDIAMNFLVAKHTGKPSGVFVKPVDIRNLEKDTNSGYSGMWHRAEHLLQRSYCVNKLVNIYDGMPLKYSNIMISQFGFPNYANHKNKM, encoded by the exons ATGCAATTGAGTAAACACAAGAATGTATGGCAAG ATTCAAAGATCACAAACAACTGTCCTATAAAagcaagaggggaaaaacaaTCCTACTTGGCAACAATGAG GTATTTTCACTTCTGTAAGCTTCCAGGAAGAGTTATGGGAATCCGCCTACTACGCTTTACTTCTGTGGTGATCATTGTCTTACTTCTTGTGGCAGGTGTTTTAACAGCTTTGCTTCCCACTATCAAAGATGACAAAATGCCCAATTTGAGAAGGGAACCAAAAACCCACAGTCAGTCTGCCTTGGATTCATTTACTCTTATTATGCAGACATATAATAGAACTGACTTACTGCTAAAGCTTTTAAATCATTACCAAGCCATCCCCCAGCTACATAAAGTAATTGTTGTATGGAACAACATTGGTGAGAAGATACCAGAGGAAATGTGGAATTCCCTGGGGCCTCATCCTGTCCCTGTTGTCTTTAAAGTTCAAACTGCAAATCGCATGAGGAACAGACTCCAGAATTTCCCTGAGCTGGAAACAAAAG CTGTTTTAATGATGGATGATGATACACTAGTCAGTGCTCATGACCttgcttttgccttttctgtttggcAG caatttCCAGAGCATATAGTGGGATTTGTTCCTAGAAAGCACATTTCTACTCCTTCAGGTGTATATAGTTATGGCAGCTTCGAATTGCAGAACCCTGGATTTGGAAATGGAGACCAGTATTCTATGGTTCTTATTGGTGCAGCATTTTTTCATAGTGGGTATTTAGAAGACTTTCAAAGACAGCCAGAGGCTGTTTACGCCTTAATAGATGAAACTCAAAATTGTGATGATATTGCCATGAATTTTCTGGTAGCGAAGCATACTGGAAAGCCTTCAGGAGTGTTTGTGAAGCCGGTTGATATAAGAAATTTAGAAAAAGACACTAATAGTGGCTATTCTGGAATGTGGCACCGGGCAGAGCATTTGTTACAGAGATCTTACTGTGTAAATAAACTGGTTAATATTTATGATGGCATGCCTTTAAAATATTCTAATATCATGATTTCTCAGTTTGGTTTTCCTAATTATGCCaatcacaaaaataaaatgtaa
- the EXTL2 gene encoding exostosin-like 2 isoform X3, translated as MRYFHFCKLPGRVMGIRLLRFTSVVIIVLLLVAGVLTALLPTIKDDKMPNLRREPKTHSQSALDSFTLIMQTYNRTDLLLKLLNHYQAIPQLHKVIVVWNNIGEKIPEEMWNSLGPHPVPVVFKVQTANRMRNRLQNFPELETKAVLMMDDDTLVSAHDLAFAFSVWQQFPEHIVGFVPRKHISTPSGVYSYGSFELQNPGFGNGDQYSMVLIGAAFFHSGYLEDFQRQPEAVYALIDETQNCDDIAMNFLVAKHTGKPSGVFVKPVDIRNLEKDTNSGYSGMWHRAEHLLQRSYCVNKLVNIYDGMPLKYSNIMISQFGFPNYANHKNKM; from the exons ATGAG GTATTTTCACTTCTGTAAGCTTCCAGGAAGAGTTATGGGAATCCGCCTACTACGCTTTACTTCTGTGGTGATCATTGTCTTACTTCTTGTGGCAGGTGTTTTAACAGCTTTGCTTCCCACTATCAAAGATGACAAAATGCCCAATTTGAGAAGGGAACCAAAAACCCACAGTCAGTCTGCCTTGGATTCATTTACTCTTATTATGCAGACATATAATAGAACTGACTTACTGCTAAAGCTTTTAAATCATTACCAAGCCATCCCCCAGCTACATAAAGTAATTGTTGTATGGAACAACATTGGTGAGAAGATACCAGAGGAAATGTGGAATTCCCTGGGGCCTCATCCTGTCCCTGTTGTCTTTAAAGTTCAAACTGCAAATCGCATGAGGAACAGACTCCAGAATTTCCCTGAGCTGGAAACAAAAG CTGTTTTAATGATGGATGATGATACACTAGTCAGTGCTCATGACCttgcttttgccttttctgtttggcAG caatttCCAGAGCATATAGTGGGATTTGTTCCTAGAAAGCACATTTCTACTCCTTCAGGTGTATATAGTTATGGCAGCTTCGAATTGCAGAACCCTGGATTTGGAAATGGAGACCAGTATTCTATGGTTCTTATTGGTGCAGCATTTTTTCATAGTGGGTATTTAGAAGACTTTCAAAGACAGCCAGAGGCTGTTTACGCCTTAATAGATGAAACTCAAAATTGTGATGATATTGCCATGAATTTTCTGGTAGCGAAGCATACTGGAAAGCCTTCAGGAGTGTTTGTGAAGCCGGTTGATATAAGAAATTTAGAAAAAGACACTAATAGTGGCTATTCTGGAATGTGGCACCGGGCAGAGCATTTGTTACAGAGATCTTACTGTGTAAATAAACTGGTTAATATTTATGATGGCATGCCTTTAAAATATTCTAATATCATGATTTCTCAGTTTGGTTTTCCTAATTATGCCaatcacaaaaataaaatgtaa
- the EXTL2 gene encoding exostosin-like 2 isoform X5, translated as MLSLLITAYCMQLSKHKNVWQDSKITNNCPIKARGEKQSYLATMRYFHFCKLPGRVMGIRLLRFTSVVIIVLLLVAGVLTALLPTIKDDKMPNLRREPKTHSQSALDSFTLIMQTYNRTDLLLKLLNHYQAIPQLHKVIVVWNNIGEKIPEEMWNSLGPHPVPVVFKVQTANRMRNRLQNFPELETKAISRAYSGICS; from the exons ATGCTGTCCTTACTTATTACAGCCTATTGCATGCAATTGAGTAAACACAAGAATGTATGGCAAG ATTCAAAGATCACAAACAACTGTCCTATAAAagcaagaggggaaaaacaaTCCTACTTGGCAACAATGAG GTATTTTCACTTCTGTAAGCTTCCAGGAAGAGTTATGGGAATCCGCCTACTACGCTTTACTTCTGTGGTGATCATTGTCTTACTTCTTGTGGCAGGTGTTTTAACAGCTTTGCTTCCCACTATCAAAGATGACAAAATGCCCAATTTGAGAAGGGAACCAAAAACCCACAGTCAGTCTGCCTTGGATTCATTTACTCTTATTATGCAGACATATAATAGAACTGACTTACTGCTAAAGCTTTTAAATCATTACCAAGCCATCCCCCAGCTACATAAAGTAATTGTTGTATGGAACAACATTGGTGAGAAGATACCAGAGGAAATGTGGAATTCCCTGGGGCCTCATCCTGTCCCTGTTGTCTTTAAAGTTCAAACTGCAAATCGCATGAGGAACAGACTCCAGAATTTCCCTGAGCTGGAAACAAAAG caatttCCAGAGCATATAGTGGGATTTGTTCCTAG
- the EXTL2 gene encoding exostosin-like 2 isoform X4, giving the protein MLSLLITAYCMQLSKHKNVWQDSKITNNCPIKARGEKQSYLATMRYFHFCKLPGRVMGIRLLRFTSVVIIVLLLVAGVLTALLPTIKDDKMPNLRREPKTHSQSALDSFTLIMQTYNRTDLLLKLLNHYQAIPQLHKVIVVWNNIGEKIPEEMWNSLGPHPVPVVFKVQTANRMRNRLQNFPELETKALSRRSRTISPDCFKWTKNLYVALQT; this is encoded by the exons ATGCTGTCCTTACTTATTACAGCCTATTGCATGCAATTGAGTAAACACAAGAATGTATGGCAAG ATTCAAAGATCACAAACAACTGTCCTATAAAagcaagaggggaaaaacaaTCCTACTTGGCAACAATGAG GTATTTTCACTTCTGTAAGCTTCCAGGAAGAGTTATGGGAATCCGCCTACTACGCTTTACTTCTGTGGTGATCATTGTCTTACTTCTTGTGGCAGGTGTTTTAACAGCTTTGCTTCCCACTATCAAAGATGACAAAATGCCCAATTTGAGAAGGGAACCAAAAACCCACAGTCAGTCTGCCTTGGATTCATTTACTCTTATTATGCAGACATATAATAGAACTGACTTACTGCTAAAGCTTTTAAATCATTACCAAGCCATCCCCCAGCTACATAAAGTAATTGTTGTATGGAACAACATTGGTGAGAAGATACCAGAGGAAATGTGGAATTCCCTGGGGCCTCATCCTGTCCCTGTTGTCTTTAAAGTTCAAACTGCAAATCGCATGAGGAACAGACTCCAGAATTTCCCTGAGCTGGAAACAAAAG CTCTTTCCAGGAGAAGCAGAACAATAAGCCCTGATTGTTTCAAGTGGACAAAAAACCTGTATGTTGCATTACAGACCTGA